A genomic segment from Thermincola ferriacetica encodes:
- a CDS encoding tyrosine-type recombinase/integrase, translating into MAKRRKRFLQTKDVPAANLSFDEAVHMFLDELKIRNRSKRTIEWHRENFHAVRKVFREQKVQLSIPLATSTVKKHLVLYCKEQLNQQPRTINMRLGSLKMLHSYLVKEGYLDVNPLADIDSLKLPKNIPVSLTDEQIERLLRVPDRKTFTGLRDFTIMLLLLETGIRVSELANIKLKDINLKDGYIKIFGKGAKERNVPIQSKFKKVLSEYLLHRGDLDTDALFVTVDNTPLKVRSIQERIEIIAEKAGITEIRTSPHIWRHTFARKYIVNGGDVFSLKQILGHSGWQMVHHYVNLFSSDVFKKHQQFSPVQNLRLPSV; encoded by the coding sequence ATGGCAAAAAGAAGAAAGAGGTTTCTTCAAACCAAAGATGTTCCGGCGGCTAACCTCTCATTTGACGAAGCGGTGCACATGTTTCTGGACGAACTTAAAATCAGGAACCGGTCCAAACGCACTATCGAATGGCACAGGGAAAATTTTCATGCGGTCAGGAAGGTTTTCAGGGAGCAAAAGGTTCAGCTTTCCATCCCTCTGGCCACCAGCACTGTCAAAAAGCACCTGGTCCTGTACTGTAAAGAACAGTTAAATCAACAGCCAAGGACAATTAATATGAGGCTGGGAAGCCTTAAAATGCTGCACTCATACCTTGTCAAAGAAGGCTACCTGGACGTTAACCCCCTGGCTGACATTGATTCCCTCAAACTGCCCAAAAACATTCCTGTCTCTTTAACCGACGAACAAATCGAACGCCTGCTCAGGGTTCCTGACCGCAAAACCTTCACCGGCCTGCGGGATTTTACCATTATGCTTTTGCTGCTCGAAACGGGTATCAGGGTTTCGGAACTGGCAAACATCAAACTGAAGGATATTAACCTGAAGGACGGTTATATAAAAATATTCGGCAAAGGTGCCAAGGAGCGAAATGTGCCGATACAAAGCAAGTTCAAAAAAGTCCTCTCAGAATACCTTTTGCACCGGGGTGACCTGGACACTGATGCGCTGTTTGTCACTGTTGACAACACGCCGCTCAAGGTCCGGTCAATCCAGGAACGCATTGAAATTATTGCTGAAAAAGCAGGTATTACGGAGATCAGGACTTCCCCCCATATCTGGCGGCATACGTTTGCCAGGAAGTACATCGTTAACGGCGGGGATGTTTTTTCGCTGAAGCAAATCCTTGGCCACAGCGGTTGGCAGATGGTTCACCATTACGTCAACCTGTTCAGCTCCGACGTGTTTAAAAAACACCAGCAGTTCAGCCCCGTCCAAAATTTACGGCTGCCATCCGTCTAA